From the Rhodococcus sp. NBC_00297 genome, one window contains:
- a CDS encoding ABC transporter permease, with protein sequence MTAELVGPRGVREQNASSFLVDCVTMTQRNLLTILRVPQLLLGATIQPLMFVLLFSYVFGGALGGATYREFLMGGIFTQTVVFSAAFTAIGLATDSKEGIVDRFHSLPMSRLSIVLGRTLSDMLVSVVSIAVMIGAGYAVGWRIRGSALDALGAVLLLMFFGFAMSWIGAVVGSVASTAESAQSALMIILFPITFISSAFVPSSTLPGPLRAVAQWNPITSVARSTRESFGNPTAPSVAIREPINWASTHPMLYSVIVSLLILAIFVPLTLRVTRSREG encoded by the coding sequence ATGACCGCCGAACTGGTCGGTCCCCGCGGAGTCCGGGAGCAGAACGCCTCGAGCTTCCTCGTCGACTGCGTGACCATGACCCAGCGCAACCTGCTGACCATCCTGCGGGTCCCACAGTTGTTGCTCGGAGCGACGATTCAGCCCCTCATGTTCGTCCTGCTCTTCAGCTACGTCTTCGGCGGAGCACTGGGCGGTGCCACCTACCGCGAGTTCCTCATGGGCGGCATCTTCACGCAGACCGTCGTGTTCAGCGCCGCGTTCACGGCCATCGGTCTCGCGACCGACAGCAAGGAAGGCATCGTCGACCGGTTCCACTCCCTGCCGATGTCGCGTCTGTCCATCGTGCTGGGGCGCACTCTCTCCGACATGCTCGTGTCGGTGGTGAGCATCGCCGTGATGATCGGCGCGGGCTACGCCGTCGGGTGGCGTATCCGCGGGAGCGCTCTCGACGCGCTGGGCGCCGTACTGCTGCTGATGTTCTTCGGCTTCGCCATGTCGTGGATCGGCGCCGTGGTCGGATCCGTCGCCAGCACTGCCGAGAGTGCCCAGAGCGCGCTCATGATCATTCTGTTCCCGATCACGTTCATCTCGTCCGCGTTCGTGCCGTCCTCGACGCTGCCGGGTCCGCTCCGCGCTGTCGCACAGTGGAATCCGATCACCTCGGTGGCCCGGTCGACGCGCGAGTCGTTCGGCAATCCCACCGCGCCGTCCGTCGCGATCCGCGAACCGATCAACTGGGCGTCGACACACCCGATGCTGTACTCCGTGATCGTCTCGCTGCTCATTCTCGCGATCTTCGTCCCGTTGACGTTACGGGTGACCCGCTCACGCGAGGGCTAG
- a CDS encoding ATP-binding cassette domain-containing protein — protein sequence MTAGLSGGATLAVDVRSLVKDYTGRRNTHRALDGVDLTAAAGQVTAVLGPNGAGKTTTVRIVATLIRPTSGSVHVAGVDAVKDPRTVRGLIGLSGQYAAVDGRLTGYENLRMLGRLYGLSSRDARARARELLTRFRLDDTGTRSVSTFSGGMRRRLDLAGALVARPPLIVLDEPTTGLDPRSRNDMWDIVTDLKADGTAVLLTTQYLEEADRLADAIVVVDGGVVVARGTPSDLKSRVRPPSVEVRLADPRDLRLAADLLPRMNFRVHRASASAGWFTVDAPWGSESMVDVLSRLHGTGIRVGDARVNVPDLNDVFFQSTGSASPAAALATATA from the coding sequence GTGACCGCCGGACTCTCCGGAGGAGCGACTCTCGCCGTCGACGTCCGATCGTTGGTCAAGGACTACACGGGACGACGTAACACGCACCGGGCCCTCGACGGCGTCGACCTCACGGCCGCTGCGGGACAGGTCACCGCGGTACTCGGCCCCAACGGCGCCGGCAAGACCACCACGGTGCGGATCGTCGCGACGCTGATCCGGCCCACGTCGGGTTCCGTCCACGTCGCGGGCGTGGACGCCGTGAAGGACCCGCGCACCGTGCGTGGGCTCATCGGGCTGTCCGGCCAGTACGCCGCCGTCGACGGTCGGCTCACCGGCTACGAGAACCTCCGTATGCTCGGGCGGCTCTACGGGCTCAGCAGCAGAGACGCACGCGCGCGGGCGCGCGAGCTCCTCACCCGGTTCCGCCTCGACGACACGGGAACCCGCTCGGTCTCCACATTCTCCGGCGGTATGCGCCGTCGTCTCGATCTGGCGGGCGCGCTGGTGGCGCGGCCACCCCTCATCGTGCTCGACGAACCCACCACCGGTCTCGACCCCCGCAGTCGGAACGACATGTGGGACATCGTCACCGACCTCAAGGCGGACGGAACGGCAGTGCTGCTCACCACCCAGTATCTCGAGGAGGCCGACCGACTGGCCGACGCGATCGTCGTCGTCGACGGCGGTGTCGTCGTGGCCAGGGGCACCCCGTCCGATCTGAAGTCGCGCGTCCGCCCGCCGTCCGTCGAGGTGCGCCTCGCCGACCCTCGTGACCTGCGCCTGGCAGCGGATCTGCTCCCGCGGATGAACTTCCGCGTGCACCGCGCCTCTGCGTCTGCCGGGTGGTTCACGGTGGATGCGCCGTGGGGCAGCGAATCCATGGTCGACGTGCTGAGTCGCCTGCACGGCACCGGTATCCGTGTCGGCGACGCGCGGGTGAACGTGCCCGATCTCAACGACGTCTTCTTCCAGTCGACCGGTAGCGCGTCCCCCGCCGCCGCCCTCGCGACGGCCACCGCATGA
- a CDS encoding tRNA (cytidine(34)-2'-O)-methyltransferase: MFRLMFHEPRIPQNTGNAIRLVAGTGCELHLIEPLGFDLSEPKLRRAGLDYHDLASVTVHPNLEAAWDTLAPERVFAFTAHATTSYASVSYRPGDVLLFGPEPTGLAPEVLADEHVTDRLRIPMLAGRRSMNITNAASVVVYEAWRQYDFEGSV; this comes from the coding sequence GTGTTCCGTCTGATGTTCCACGAACCGCGTATCCCGCAGAACACGGGAAACGCCATCCGCCTCGTCGCCGGTACGGGGTGTGAGCTGCACCTGATCGAACCGCTCGGCTTCGACCTGTCCGAGCCCAAGCTGCGGCGCGCCGGCCTCGACTACCACGACCTGGCGTCGGTCACGGTGCACCCGAACCTCGAGGCGGCGTGGGACACCCTCGCGCCCGAGCGGGTCTTCGCCTTCACCGCCCATGCCACCACGTCCTACGCGTCGGTGTCGTACCGGCCCGGCGACGTGCTGCTGTTCGGGCCCGAGCCCACCGGCCTCGCACCGGAGGTACTGGCCGACGAGCACGTGACCGACCGCCTGCGCATCCCGATGCTGGCGGGGCGCCGGTCGATGAACATCACCAACGCCGCGTCGGTCGTGGTCTACGAGGCGTGGCGTCAATACGACTTCGAGGGCAGCGTCTGA
- a CDS encoding DUF3017 domain-containing protein — MLRRSIPVVAVVLVIVVAVVLVLADRWRRGAFVFGVATLIAAACRLCLGSERVGILAVRSRAFDTFSLAAVGSAVVWLAVSIDPLGTD, encoded by the coding sequence ATGCTCCGGCGCAGCATCCCGGTGGTCGCCGTCGTGCTGGTGATTGTCGTCGCCGTGGTCCTGGTGCTCGCCGACCGGTGGCGCCGCGGCGCGTTCGTGTTCGGTGTCGCGACCCTGATCGCCGCCGCGTGCCGGTTGTGCCTCGGAAGTGAGCGTGTCGGGATCCTGGCCGTGCGGTCGCGCGCCTTCGACACATTCTCCCTGGCTGCTGTGGGCAGCGCGGTGGTGTGGCTCGCCGTCTCGATCGATCCGCTCGGGACGGACTAG
- a CDS encoding error-prone DNA polymerase yields MGWNDGPPTWTEMERLLSGKPRVIDPLAMGDGGDSPAWSRKRDPYEGAVVRPRDTVPYAELHAHSSFSFLDGASQPEEMVEEAVRLGLDAIALTDHDGMYGVVRFAEAARELEMKTVFGSELSLGDPGMPTESRTGATDPDGTHLLVLARGQEGYRRLSRQIAAAHLAGGEKGRPRYDIDALAEAAGGHWQILTGCRKGSVRRALSEGGPAAAEQALRDLVDRFGTDRVTVELTRQGVAEDDDRNDALADIAARLSLPVIATTSAHFARPSRRRLAMAMAAVRARRSLDDASGWLPPLGGTHLRSGAEMAAMFSAYPTAVSHAAALGEECAFDLHLIAPQLPPFDVPEGHTEITWLHELTMRGAERRYGRREDEPAAYAQIDRELAVITELDFPGYFLVVHDIVDFCKRADILCQGRGSAANSAVCYAIGITNVDPVRNGLLFERFLSVERDGPPDIDVDIESDRREEAIQHVYAKYGRDYAAQVANVITYRGKSSVRDMAKALGASQGQQDAWSKQITRWSGVPGRDLSAEARETSIPLPVLELAAQIENFPRHLGIHSGGMVICDRPIADVCPVEWARMENRTVLQWDKDDCAAVGLVKFDMLGLGMLSALHYMIDLVKEHKGLHVDLAELDLGEAAVYEMLQRADSVGVFQVESRAQMATLPRLKPREFYDLVVEVALIRPGPIQGHSVHPYVRRRNGLEPVTFDHPSLERALERTLGVPLFQEQLMQMAVDVAGFSATEADQLRRAMGSKRSPEKMDRMRQRFYDGMRDLHGITGAKADRIFDKLYAFANFGFPESHSQSFASLVFYSSWFKLHHPAAFCAGLLRAQPMGFYSPQSLVADARRHGVLVHGPDVRASLAHATVENNGLEVRLGLSDVRSIGTALAEKIVAARESGGQFTSLLDLTGRVELSVTQAESLATAGALACFGVTRREALWAAGAAAAERPDRLPALGASTRAPSLPGMSAWELAAADIWATGVSPDSYPTQFLRERLDEMDVVPADRLLSVADGDRVLVAGAVTHRQRPATAAGVTFINLEDETGMINVVCSVGLWQKYRSAAQLSQALFIRGIVQNAEGVVTLVADKLETLDLRVLLRSRDFR; encoded by the coding sequence ATGGGCTGGAACGACGGGCCGCCCACGTGGACCGAGATGGAGCGTCTGCTCTCGGGAAAGCCCCGCGTCATCGATCCGCTCGCGATGGGCGACGGCGGTGACAGTCCGGCGTGGTCGCGCAAGCGTGATCCCTACGAGGGTGCGGTGGTGCGGCCGCGTGACACCGTTCCCTACGCGGAACTGCACGCCCACTCGTCCTTCAGCTTTCTCGACGGAGCCTCCCAGCCGGAGGAAATGGTCGAGGAGGCCGTACGGCTGGGTCTGGACGCCATCGCGCTGACCGATCACGACGGCATGTACGGCGTCGTGCGGTTCGCGGAGGCGGCACGCGAGTTGGAGATGAAGACCGTCTTCGGGTCCGAGTTGTCGCTCGGTGACCCGGGTATGCCGACCGAATCACGCACCGGCGCGACCGATCCGGACGGAACGCATCTGCTGGTGCTCGCACGCGGACAGGAGGGGTACCGGCGCCTGTCCCGCCAGATCGCCGCCGCGCATCTCGCCGGGGGCGAGAAGGGGCGTCCGCGCTACGACATCGATGCGCTGGCCGAGGCGGCTGGGGGGCACTGGCAGATCCTGACCGGGTGCCGCAAGGGCAGCGTGCGTCGCGCGCTGAGCGAGGGTGGTCCCGCGGCTGCCGAGCAGGCGCTGCGCGACCTGGTGGATCGGTTCGGCACGGACCGTGTGACGGTGGAGCTGACGCGGCAGGGCGTCGCCGAGGACGACGATCGCAACGACGCCCTGGCGGACATCGCCGCGCGTCTCTCGCTGCCCGTCATCGCGACGACGTCGGCACACTTCGCGCGGCCGAGTCGGCGCCGGCTCGCGATGGCCATGGCCGCGGTCCGTGCGCGGCGCAGTCTCGACGACGCGTCCGGGTGGCTCCCGCCGCTCGGCGGAACCCATCTGCGCTCCGGGGCCGAGATGGCGGCGATGTTCTCCGCCTATCCCACCGCCGTGTCCCACGCCGCGGCGCTGGGGGAGGAGTGCGCGTTCGACCTGCACCTCATCGCGCCGCAGCTGCCGCCGTTCGACGTGCCGGAGGGCCACACCGAGATCACGTGGCTCCACGAGTTGACGATGCGCGGTGCCGAGCGACGTTACGGTCGACGCGAGGACGAACCTGCGGCCTACGCCCAGATCGACCGCGAACTCGCCGTCATCACCGAACTCGACTTCCCCGGCTACTTCCTGGTGGTCCACGACATAGTCGACTTCTGCAAGAGGGCCGACATCCTGTGCCAGGGGCGAGGATCCGCGGCCAACTCCGCTGTCTGCTACGCGATCGGCATCACCAACGTCGACCCGGTGCGCAACGGTCTGCTGTTCGAGCGGTTCCTCTCCGTCGAGCGCGACGGCCCGCCGGACATCGACGTGGACATCGAGTCCGACCGTCGGGAAGAGGCCATCCAGCACGTCTACGCCAAGTACGGCCGCGACTACGCGGCACAGGTGGCCAACGTCATCACCTACCGCGGGAAGTCGTCGGTACGCGACATGGCGAAGGCGCTGGGGGCATCGCAGGGTCAGCAGGACGCGTGGAGCAAGCAAATCACCCGCTGGTCGGGGGTGCCGGGGCGAGACCTGTCCGCCGAGGCCCGCGAGACCAGCATCCCGCTCCCGGTGCTCGAACTCGCCGCGCAGATCGAGAACTTCCCACGGCATCTCGGCATCCACTCCGGCGGCATGGTGATCTGCGATCGGCCGATCGCCGACGTGTGCCCCGTCGAGTGGGCGCGCATGGAGAACCGCACCGTGCTGCAGTGGGACAAGGACGACTGTGCCGCAGTGGGTCTGGTGAAGTTCGACATGCTCGGGCTCGGCATGCTCTCGGCGCTGCACTACATGATCGACCTGGTGAAGGAGCACAAGGGACTGCACGTCGATCTCGCCGAACTCGACCTCGGCGAGGCCGCGGTGTACGAGATGCTGCAGCGCGCGGATTCGGTCGGGGTGTTCCAGGTGGAGTCGCGGGCCCAGATGGCGACGCTTCCTCGCCTCAAGCCGCGGGAGTTCTACGACCTCGTCGTCGAGGTGGCCCTCATCAGACCCGGACCCATCCAAGGACATTCGGTGCATCCCTACGTCCGGCGACGTAACGGACTCGAGCCCGTGACGTTCGACCATCCCTCGCTCGAACGTGCTCTCGAACGCACACTGGGTGTCCCGCTGTTCCAGGAGCAACTGATGCAGATGGCCGTCGACGTCGCAGGGTTCTCGGCCACCGAGGCGGACCAACTGCGCCGGGCCATGGGGTCCAAGCGCAGTCCGGAGAAGATGGACCGCATGCGGCAACGCTTCTACGACGGGATGCGCGACCTACACGGCATCACCGGCGCGAAGGCCGACCGCATCTTCGACAAGCTCTACGCCTTCGCCAATTTCGGCTTCCCCGAGAGTCATTCGCAGAGCTTCGCATCGCTGGTCTTCTACTCGTCGTGGTTCAAGCTGCACCACCCGGCCGCGTTCTGTGCGGGGCTGCTCCGCGCGCAACCCATGGGTTTCTACTCGCCGCAATCGTTGGTGGCCGACGCTCGACGGCACGGTGTCCTGGTGCACGGGCCCGACGTCCGTGCCAGTCTCGCCCACGCCACCGTGGAGAACAACGGCCTCGAGGTGCGCCTGGGATTGTCGGACGTGCGGTCCATCGGGACGGCGTTGGCCGAGAAGATCGTGGCAGCGCGGGAGTCCGGCGGGCAGTTCACGTCTCTGCTCGATCTCACCGGACGTGTCGAACTCTCCGTCACGCAAGCAGAGTCGCTGGCCACCGCCGGCGCCCTGGCGTGTTTCGGTGTGACACGTCGAGAGGCGCTGTGGGCAGCCGGTGCCGCCGCAGCCGAACGCCCCGATCGACTCCCGGCGCTGGGTGCGTCCACCCGCGCGCCGTCGCTCCCGGGAATGAGTGCGTGGGAGTTGGCCGCCGCGGACATCTGGGCCACCGGTGTCTCGCCCGACAGCTATCCCACCCAGTTCCTGCGCGAGCGGCTCGACGAGATGGACGTGGTCCCTGCCGACCGCCTGCTGTCGGTGGCCGACGGAGATCGGGTGCTCGTGGCCGGGGCGGTCACCCACCGTCAGCGTCCCGCCACCGCGGCGGGTGTCACGTTCATCAATCTCGAGGACGAGACCGGGATGATCAACGTGGTGTGTTCGGTGGGACTGTGGCAGAAGTACCGCTCGGCGGCGCAGTTGTCGCAGGCTCTGTTCATCCGCGGCATCGTCCAGAACGCCGAGGGGGTGGTGACGCTGGTGGCCGACAAACTCGAGACCCTCGACCTCCGCGTCCTCCTGCGTTCGCGAGACTTCCGCTGA
- a CDS encoding bifunctional methylenetetrahydrofolate dehydrogenase/methenyltetrahydrofolate cyclohydrolase has protein sequence MTATRLDGKLTRDEIFVDLTARVTALRERGITPGLGTVLVGDDPGSAAYVRGKHNDCAKVGIASIRRDLPADVSSDELDAVIDGLNADPACTGYIVQLPLPKHLDENRALERVNPEKDADGLHPVNLGRLVLGEDSTLPCTPRGIVHLLRRYDVPIAGAHVVVVGRGVTVGRPLGLILTRRSENATVTLCHTGTRDLATEVRRADIVVAGAGVVGLITPDMVKPGAAVIDVGVSRTDDGLKGDVADGVDEVAGFLSPNPGGVGPLTRAFLLSNVVERAERMLAASESVSS, from the coding sequence GTGACCGCAACGCGACTGGACGGCAAACTCACCCGCGACGAGATCTTCGTCGACCTCACCGCGCGGGTCACCGCACTGCGCGAGCGTGGGATCACCCCCGGCTTGGGGACGGTGCTGGTCGGTGACGATCCGGGCTCCGCTGCCTACGTACGCGGCAAGCACAACGACTGCGCCAAGGTGGGCATCGCCTCCATCCGGCGCGACCTCCCGGCGGACGTGTCCAGCGACGAGCTCGACGCCGTCATCGACGGGCTGAACGCCGACCCGGCCTGCACCGGATACATCGTGCAGCTCCCGCTGCCGAAGCACCTGGACGAGAACCGCGCCCTCGAACGCGTGAACCCCGAGAAGGACGCCGACGGCCTGCATCCCGTCAACCTCGGCCGACTGGTCCTGGGCGAGGACTCCACCCTCCCGTGCACTCCCCGCGGCATCGTGCACCTGCTGCGTCGCTACGACGTCCCCATCGCCGGTGCTCATGTGGTCGTCGTCGGACGCGGCGTGACCGTCGGCCGGCCTCTCGGGCTCATCCTCACCCGGCGCTCCGAGAACGCCACCGTGACGCTGTGCCACACCGGTACTCGTGACCTGGCCACCGAGGTGCGGCGCGCGGACATCGTCGTCGCCGGTGCCGGCGTCGTCGGACTGATCACCCCGGACATGGTCAAGCCCGGTGCCGCGGTCATCGACGTCGGCGTCTCACGCACCGACGACGGGCTGAAGGGCGACGTGGCCGACGGTGTCGACGAGGTCGCCGGCTTCCTGTCCCCGAATCCCGGCGGCGTCGGACCCCTCACGCGCGCCTTCCTGCTGAGCAACGTCGTCGAGCGCGCGGAGCGCATGCTGGCCGCATCGGAGTCGGTCTCGTCATGA